Below is a window of Bacteroidales bacterium DNA.
CGGTTCATTTCTGCTTCATCAAAATCATTTTGTTGATAGATCTGAGCAAAATTGTCAGGGACCCGCTGAATGGAGCTTAACACTTTTTCAATTTTTGAAACGGTACTTTTGGTGAGGTATTCAGCGTTTGATTTTAAATTTTCAACGACAATATCACGGGTGATTTTTAATGTATAATGAAAGATCAGGATGAATATAACCATAATGCTTACAAAAACATATATGATCATCTTAAACGCCAGGCCTCTTCGTAGTTTTATCTGTGATTCCTTTACCATATGCTTATCATTTCAATGATAATCATCGACTTTCCGGCAATTTGTTATAGGGTTTATAAAATGAATGATAGGGGGTAACCTTGTTAATGAACCGATTCTCTATCATGATCTGCTGAACAGTCTCATAATCTTTTTGCAGAAGGTTGGTATTGATCGTATCACTCCCTGTAGGAATATACAGTTCCTTATAATGGCTTAGCATCCATCGCTGATGAGAACGGTTGACAGGTTGGTTTTGCTTTTTAGCATATTTTTCCACGATGTCAATAGCTTCCTCCTGGTTATTAAATGCATAATTCCAACTTTCCAAAGCGGCAGTAACGAAATTCACACACAGTTCCGGATCCTCTCTGACCTTTTCAGCAAGACAGTAAATGCCATCTTCAAGGAAATTTAATCCATAGTCTGCAAAAAAGAATTTATTCAACTCATCCTCATTAGTCCCGTTGTTTAAAACAGAATGGTACTCATCGAACCAATTGGCATTGAGGATATCAACCCCACCCTGGAGAAAAAGATTATTGGTACTGCCAATCAGGATAATTTTGACATCAAGGTTATATTTTTTAAACAAAGCTTGGGGTTGCCTTTCGTACCCAATCCATATTCCTGCCCGTTTGCCATTCATATCCTCGAGTTTCGAGATTCCGCTGCTTTTTTTAGTTATAAGCATCAGGGAAGAACGGGATGACAATTGTGCAATATTAACGATATCAACGCCCTTATCCCTCAGCTCTATAGCATTAACCAACCACAACATGGCAAAATCAGTTTTTTTATTCCTTATGGCTGGTGCGACAGGCATGAGCGGGTCAAAGGGCATCATCTCCAGGTGTATTCCATGTTTTTCGAAAATCCCTTTTTCAATCCCGACATAATAGCCGGCAAATTGAGCCGAAGGAACCCAATATGGAAGCAGCCTTATCTGATGCATCGGTTTGCCAGTGTCCTGAACAATAAGATTTTCCGTATTAATATTGACTGGAGATTGTACAGGCTGGTTATCGCATGATCCAAATGATATAGCCAATATAATGAGGAGAAGAAAAACATTGGTATTCCTGGTTTGAGATGGAAACGAAACACAAAATTCAATGATTGGTTTACACCAACATGGAATAGAAAACAACCTGATCATTGACATGATAAAAGTATTTTTACATGAGTAAAAATACAAAAAGACAGACACCGATCTCATCTATGCGTCATATTAATTTTCTATTTCCCTTTTTGATCTTTCTCCGGATGGCATTTATTAAAAATTCCATTTGAGACGAATGTAATAAAGAGATCCGTAATCGCCGAATTCCGTCAGTTTATCTCCCCAGAAAACCTGCCCTATGAGAAGAAGCGACAGGTTGTTGGTAAGGGAAAAGTCGACCGAGGGTCCGGCAAAACCTGATTTGTCATTGGGATTGAAAATGCAGGCCAGGTCGGCCCTGATGAGGGGCGATACCGGGTAGCCAATTCCCGCATATAACGAATGCATGGCACGGGTGAAGTTTTTTGCGGATATATCGGCGTATAGCGATAATAATGTCCCATTACTCGCTGGTCCCCTTGTACCGGCGCTGTTGAACAAGTAGGAACCGTTTATAAAAAGAGAGTTTTTGAATGTGTAATTCATACTAACAGAACCAACCAGTACACCGCTGCTGTCCGAAAA
It encodes the following:
- a CDS encoding ABC transporter substrate-binding protein — protein: MHQIRLLPYWVPSAQFAGYYVGIEKGIFEKHGIHLEMMPFDPLMPVAPAIRNKKTDFAMLWLVNAIELRDKGVDIVNIAQLSSRSSLMLITKKSSGISKLEDMNGKRAGIWIGYERQPQALFKKYNLDVKIILIGSTNNLFLQGGVDILNANWFDEYHSVLNNGTNEDELNKFFFADYGLNFLEDGIYCLAEKVREDPELCVNFVTAALESWNYAFNNQEEAIDIVEKYAKKQNQPVNRSHQRWMLSHYKELYIPTGSDTINTNLLQKDYETVQQIMIENRFINKVTPYHSFYKPYNKLPESR